Proteins found in one Erwinia sp. SLM-02 genomic segment:
- the dctA gene encoding C4-dicarboxylate transporter DctA, translating into MRMRFLKHLYVQVLIGLVAGVAVGYAFPDLAVQMKPLGDTFIRLIKMVVTLVIFCTVAIGIARMESLKQVGKVGGKTLLYFELITTLALIIGMVVANVMQPGKGMNVDATKLDDSAMSHYVNVSEHSKGFLEQIIPDSVIGAFAQGNLLQVLLFSVLFGVALSLASNRSAFLTKTIEQCGEVLMRIVELIMRLAPLGAFGAIAFTVGKYGLTSLQHLGMLIVCLYITSFLFIGGVLGLICKLVGVSLWRLIVYFREELLIVLGTSTTESVLPRLMVKMEKLGCDRAIVGLVLPTGYSFNLDGAAIYLTMTSLFIAQATNTDLTLWQQMGLLVILLLTSKGGAGVAGAALIALTATLATHNIIPLAGITLVLGIDRILNEMRAVTNMIGNVVATLVIARWENKLDLAQALEELRTGPGKMVLPDAPLPDTEEEGSTTR; encoded by the coding sequence ATCCGCATGCGATTTCTCAAGCACCTGTACGTCCAGGTCCTCATCGGCCTGGTCGCCGGGGTTGCTGTGGGGTACGCGTTTCCTGATTTAGCCGTTCAGATGAAACCCCTTGGCGATACCTTTATCCGTCTGATTAAAATGGTGGTCACCCTGGTGATCTTCTGCACCGTCGCCATTGGCATTGCCCGCATGGAAAGCCTGAAACAGGTCGGCAAAGTGGGCGGCAAAACCCTGCTCTACTTTGAGCTGATCACCACGCTGGCGCTGATTATCGGCATGGTGGTGGCCAACGTGATGCAGCCCGGCAAGGGAATGAACGTGGATGCCACGAAGCTGGACGACAGTGCGATGAGCCACTACGTTAACGTCAGCGAGCACAGTAAAGGCTTCCTTGAGCAGATCATCCCCGATTCGGTGATCGGTGCCTTTGCCCAGGGTAATCTGCTACAGGTGCTGCTGTTTTCCGTACTGTTCGGCGTGGCGCTTTCGCTGGCCTCCAACCGCAGCGCCTTCCTGACCAAAACCATTGAACAGTGCGGCGAGGTGCTGATGCGCATTGTCGAACTGATTATGCGGCTGGCCCCGCTCGGCGCGTTTGGCGCAATTGCCTTTACCGTCGGTAAATACGGCCTGACCTCGCTGCAGCACCTCGGTATGCTGATCGTCTGCCTGTATATCACCAGCTTCCTGTTTATCGGTGGCGTGCTGGGGCTGATCTGTAAGCTGGTCGGCGTCAGCCTGTGGCGGCTGATCGTCTACTTCCGCGAGGAACTGCTGATCGTGCTGGGTACCTCGACCACCGAGTCGGTGCTGCCGCGCCTGATGGTGAAAATGGAAAAACTCGGCTGCGACCGGGCCATCGTTGGCCTGGTGCTTCCCACCGGATATTCCTTTAATCTGGACGGCGCGGCGATTTACCTCACCATGACGTCGTTGTTTATCGCCCAGGCCACCAATACGGACCTTACCCTTTGGCAGCAGATGGGCCTGCTGGTGATCCTGCTGCTGACCTCCAAAGGCGGCGCGGGGGTGGCCGGGGCGGCGCTGATAGCGCTGACCGCGACGCTGGCTACGCATAATATTATTCCCCTGGCGGGGATCACCCTGGTGCTGGGGATAGACCGGATCCTTAATGAAATGCGCGCGGTGACCAATATGATTGGCAACGTGGTGGCCACACTGGTGATCGCCCGCTGGGAAAATAAGCTGGACCTGGCCCAGGCGCTGGAAGAGCTGCGGACCGGACCCGGTAAAATGGTCCTGCCGGATGCGCCTCTCCCCGATACCGAAGAAGAAGGAAGCACAACACGATGA
- a CDS encoding Ldh family oxidoreductase — MSHETIALDDLTRLGQRTLLKLGVEVQAAADTCAALMAAERAGIPSHGFARLPFYLDQLASGKLNAHAQPSISQRGAVINVNADSGLAFPAVQRGLDRGMALAQESGIVSVAIGHSHHFGMAGYYVEQAARQGLVCLALSNGPAAMAPWGGSVPLYGTNPVAFASPREQGEPLVIDLSLSEVARGKIMLASQKKEAIPLGWAIDRQGNPTQDADAALAGSMAPAGGSKGAALALMVELLTAGLTGSHFGFQASSFFSAEGEPPHIAQLLLLLNPAFFSAGYLQHTEALFRAMLGQPGVRLPGERRQALARQNSATLDLPAALLATLRLRAD, encoded by the coding sequence ATGAGCCACGAAACGATTGCCCTGGACGACCTCACCCGCCTGGGGCAACGCACGCTGCTGAAGCTGGGGGTGGAGGTTCAGGCCGCCGCCGATACCTGTGCGGCGCTGATGGCCGCCGAGCGGGCGGGCATTCCCTCACACGGGTTTGCCCGGCTGCCTTTCTACCTCGATCAGCTGGCCAGCGGCAAGCTGAACGCCCACGCGCAGCCCTCCATTAGCCAGCGCGGCGCGGTGATTAACGTCAACGCCGATTCCGGGCTGGCCTTCCCCGCCGTGCAGCGCGGGCTGGATCGCGGCATGGCGCTGGCGCAGGAGTCCGGCATCGTCAGCGTGGCGATCGGTCATTCGCATCACTTTGGCATGGCGGGCTACTACGTCGAGCAGGCCGCACGTCAGGGTTTAGTGTGCCTGGCGCTCAGCAACGGTCCGGCGGCGATGGCCCCATGGGGCGGCAGCGTGCCGCTGTACGGCACCAACCCGGTGGCCTTCGCCTCACCGCGCGAGCAGGGAGAGCCGCTGGTGATCGACCTGTCGCTGTCGGAAGTGGCGCGCGGAAAAATCATGCTGGCCAGCCAGAAAAAGGAAGCGATACCGCTGGGCTGGGCTATCGATCGCCAGGGCAACCCGACTCAGGACGCGGACGCCGCGCTGGCGGGCAGCATGGCACCGGCAGGCGGATCCAAGGGAGCCGCGCTGGCGCTGATGGTGGAACTGCTGACGGCAGGGCTGACCGGTAGCCACTTTGGCTTCCAGGCCAGTTCATTCTTCAGCGCCGAAGGCGAACCGCCGCATATCGCCCAGCTGCTGCTGCTGCTGAATCCGGCGTTTTTCTCAGCGGGCTATTTGCAGCATACCGAAGCGCTGTTTCGGGCGATGCTCGGGCAGCCCGGCGTGCGTCTGCCCGGGGAGCGGCGCCAGGCTCTCGCCAGGCAGAACAGCGCGACGCTGGACCTGCCCGCCGCGCTGCTGGCAACGCTGCGCCTCAGAGCTGATTAA
- a CDS encoding GntR family transcriptional regulator gives MNQDFSSSAEVKSAIFQPLYLQISQLLLERIASGEWPAGTYIPSEASLADAYNVSIGTLRKALNELVSNNVVIRYQGKGTVVAAHDSDSALFRFFNVLRENGERSLPLSRVLARHLRSASAEEAAALDIAPGSKVIHIWRVRDLDGAPAILEHVYVDAARFPGMDREPEILPNTLYQLYQQKYACTVANAHEQITAVNAGPDEVLHLEATEGEALLRIWRTARDFQDKPVEYRVSTVLTRHHAYFNQL, from the coding sequence ATGAATCAGGATTTTTCATCATCCGCTGAAGTGAAATCGGCGATATTCCAGCCGCTTTACCTGCAAATCAGCCAGCTGCTGCTGGAAAGAATTGCCTCCGGCGAGTGGCCTGCGGGCACCTATATTCCCAGCGAAGCGAGCCTTGCCGACGCCTATAACGTCAGCATCGGCACGCTGCGCAAGGCGCTGAACGAGCTGGTAAGCAACAACGTGGTGATCCGCTATCAGGGCAAGGGCACCGTGGTGGCCGCCCATGATTCGGACAGCGCGCTGTTTCGCTTCTTTAACGTGCTGCGCGAGAACGGCGAGCGCTCGCTGCCGCTATCCCGGGTGCTGGCGAGGCATTTGCGCTCCGCCTCCGCAGAAGAGGCCGCGGCGCTGGATATTGCGCCGGGCAGCAAGGTGATTCACATCTGGCGGGTACGCGATCTCGACGGAGCGCCGGCGATACTGGAGCACGTTTACGTGGATGCGGCGCGCTTCCCCGGTATGGACCGCGAACCGGAGATCCTGCCGAATACGCTCTATCAGCTGTATCAGCAAAAGTACGCCTGTACGGTGGCTAACGCCCACGAGCAGATTACCGCGGTGAATGCCGGGCCGGATGAGGTACTGCATCTGGAAGCCACCGAAGGCGAGGCGCTGCTGCGCATCTGGCGCACGGCAAGGGATTTTCAGGATAAACCGGTTGAGTACCGCGTTTCCACCGTACTCACCCGGCATCACGCCTACTTTAATCAGCTCTGA
- a CDS encoding YeiH family protein produces MTDIPLVQYSHTAKRFIPGILLTLAIALGTAWLGNQPVMSGLGLGALTLAIIVGIVLGNTVYPLLHPQCDEGVQFAKQKLLRLGIILYGFRLTFQQVMDVGLSGVVVDVVMLSSTFLIASYMGSRLLGIDRQTAWLIGAGSSICGAAAVLATAPVVKAESSKVAVAVATVVIFGTAGIFLYPWIWHHVAPLIPGISATQFGVYTGSTMHEVAQVVAAGHAVSPETENAAVIAKMLRVMMLAPFLLVLSIFISRGATESGAAAQRIVFPWFALMFIVVAMFNSFHLLPLPLVAAVNSLDNVLLAMAMAALGLSTRISQLMKAGTRPFVLGLLLFIWLIIGGGAINLLVHHALA; encoded by the coding sequence ATGACCGATATCCCGCTGGTACAGTATTCACACACGGCAAAACGCTTTATCCCGGGCATCCTGCTCACGCTGGCCATTGCACTCGGCACCGCCTGGCTGGGTAATCAGCCGGTGATGTCGGGTCTCGGCCTGGGGGCGCTGACTCTGGCAATTATCGTGGGTATCGTGCTGGGCAACACGGTTTATCCCCTGCTCCACCCGCAGTGCGATGAGGGCGTACAGTTCGCCAAGCAGAAGCTGCTGCGGCTGGGCATTATCCTCTACGGCTTCCGGCTGACCTTTCAGCAGGTGATGGATGTCGGGCTGAGCGGCGTGGTGGTCGATGTGGTGATGCTGAGCAGCACCTTTTTGATAGCCAGCTACATGGGGTCGCGCCTGCTCGGTATCGATCGCCAGACCGCGTGGCTGATCGGCGCGGGCAGCAGCATCTGCGGCGCGGCGGCGGTGCTGGCAACGGCCCCGGTGGTGAAAGCGGAGTCCTCCAAGGTCGCCGTGGCGGTCGCCACCGTGGTGATCTTCGGGACCGCCGGGATCTTCCTCTATCCGTGGATCTGGCATCACGTTGCCCCGCTGATCCCGGGGATTTCCGCTACGCAGTTTGGGGTATATACCGGGTCAACCATGCATGAAGTTGCCCAGGTGGTGGCCGCGGGCCACGCCGTCAGCCCGGAAACCGAAAATGCGGCGGTGATCGCCAAAATGCTGCGCGTGATGATGCTCGCGCCGTTCCTGCTGGTGCTGAGCATCTTCATCAGCCGGGGGGCAACGGAGAGCGGCGCTGCGGCACAGCGCATCGTCTTCCCGTGGTTCGCGCTGATGTTTATCGTGGTGGCGATGTTTAACTCATTCCACCTGCTGCCGCTGCCGCTGGTGGCCGCCGTCAACAGCCTGGATAACGTGCTGCTGGCGATGGCGATGGCCGCGCTGGGGCTGAGCACCCGCATCAGCCAGCTGATGAAGGCCGGTACCCGTCCGTTTGTACTGGGGCTGCTGCTGTTTATCTGGCTGATTATCGGCGGCGGCGCGATCAATCTGCTGGTGCATCATGCGCTGGCTTAA
- a CDS encoding LysR family transcriptional regulator, giving the protein MSLVRLRTFIEVYRQRSISGAARALNLTQPAVSQHISGLEVAVGRPLFQRQPQGVVPTAAADDLAADIGNTLDTAESALASARARSMDVSGTLQIIGHADFMAEKLAGELLPLLENDIRVHMHTGDGEMVVQMVVEGHCDLGITAHPVSDSRLKGEVIFTDRVLAVAAPSVAHRLQQQPDFALALLQEPLLAYNLELSLIGRWLDKNRIKYDALLPAMVGQDLRGQRSLLCKGFGWTVMPEFLCRRQLDSGELAALGAPVGDTEIRYSLVWLPSALRQPRIAHARQMLVWRLANREG; this is encoded by the coding sequence ATGTCGCTGGTTCGCTTACGCACCTTTATTGAAGTTTATCGCCAGCGCTCCATTTCCGGCGCGGCCAGGGCGCTGAATCTGACCCAGCCTGCAGTATCTCAGCACATCAGCGGGCTGGAAGTTGCCGTGGGCCGACCGCTGTTTCAGCGCCAGCCGCAGGGCGTTGTTCCGACCGCCGCTGCGGATGATTTAGCGGCCGATATCGGTAATACCCTGGATACCGCCGAGTCGGCGCTGGCCTCGGCCCGTGCACGCTCTATGGACGTCAGCGGCACGCTGCAAATCATCGGGCACGCGGATTTTATGGCGGAGAAACTGGCCGGGGAGCTGCTGCCGCTGCTGGAAAACGATATTCGCGTACATATGCACACCGGCGACGGTGAGATGGTGGTGCAGATGGTGGTGGAAGGGCACTGCGATCTGGGGATTACCGCACACCCGGTGAGCGATTCGCGGCTGAAAGGTGAAGTGATTTTCACCGACCGCGTACTGGCGGTGGCCGCGCCCTCGGTGGCGCATCGGCTACAGCAGCAACCGGACTTCGCTCTGGCGTTACTGCAGGAGCCGCTGTTGGCCTACAACCTTGAGCTTTCGCTGATCGGCCGCTGGCTGGATAAAAACCGCATTAAGTATGATGCACTGCTCCCGGCGATGGTCGGCCAGGATTTGCGCGGCCAGCGCAGCCTGCTGTGTAAGGGCTTCGGCTGGACGGTGATGCCGGAATTCCTTTGTCGCAGACAGCTAGACAGCGGTGAACTGGCGGCACTCGGTGCACCGGTCGGTGACACGGAAATCCGTTACAGCCTGGTGTGGCTGCCGAGCGCGCTGCGCCAGCCAAGAATCGCTCATGCCCGGCAGATGCTGGTCTGGCGGCTGGCGAACCGGGAGGGTTGA
- a CDS encoding coniferyl aldehyde dehydrogenase yields the protein MTHSTLQQDLQRILQTMKQAHLQAGLAPLALRRDRLLRSAALIRDNHETIAAAISADFGHRSAYQTMTADLLTTIGMLQHAADHVAEWMKPEAAEVPVAGMQAWIEPQPLGVVGVISPWNFPINLAFGPLAGVFAAGNTAMLKPSELTPATSALLAELVARYFDPNELTVVLGDAATGQAFSALPFDHLVFTGSTSVGKHVMRAAAENLVPVTLELGGKSPVVLDVDADPQLAAERTLTIKTFNAGQICISPDYLLLPQAAEEAFTDAARTFIRRAYPAVQENPDYTAIVSDRHYQRLVDLLADAAAKGARIISLAPEGEADFDPLSRKIAPHLILDVNEEMNVMQEEIFGPLLPVKTYAGDVSEAIAYINAHPRPLAAYYFGNDRQRQQQMAQRTTSGALVINDVMTHAAIDSLPFGGVGASGIGAYHGIHGFRRFSHAKPVVIQDEAGTTNLRLRAPYQDKTAAVTAMLNQ from the coding sequence ATGACTCACAGCACCCTTCAACAGGATTTACAGCGTATTCTCCAGACCATGAAGCAGGCACATTTACAGGCTGGCCTAGCACCGCTGGCACTGCGGCGCGACCGCCTGCTGCGCAGCGCCGCGCTGATCCGCGATAACCATGAAACAATTGCCGCCGCCATCAGCGCCGATTTCGGCCACCGCAGCGCTTACCAGACGATGACCGCCGACCTGCTAACCACGATCGGGATGCTGCAGCACGCGGCGGACCACGTGGCCGAATGGATGAAACCGGAGGCCGCTGAAGTGCCGGTCGCGGGTATGCAGGCATGGATTGAACCACAGCCACTGGGCGTGGTGGGTGTAATCAGCCCGTGGAACTTTCCGATTAACCTGGCATTCGGGCCGCTGGCGGGCGTCTTCGCCGCGGGCAATACCGCAATGCTCAAGCCATCGGAGCTGACGCCAGCCACCTCTGCCCTGCTGGCCGAACTGGTGGCGCGCTATTTCGACCCGAACGAGCTGACGGTGGTACTGGGCGATGCCGCCACGGGCCAGGCGTTCAGCGCCCTGCCGTTCGACCATCTGGTGTTTACCGGCAGCACCTCGGTAGGCAAACACGTGATGCGCGCCGCTGCCGAGAACCTCGTGCCGGTCACGCTGGAGCTGGGCGGAAAATCGCCGGTGGTGCTGGATGTGGATGCCGACCCGCAACTGGCCGCCGAAAGAACCCTGACCATCAAAACCTTTAACGCCGGGCAGATCTGTATTTCTCCCGACTATCTGCTGCTGCCGCAGGCCGCAGAAGAGGCGTTTACCGACGCCGCACGCACCTTTATCCGCCGGGCTTACCCTGCCGTGCAGGAAAACCCGGACTACACCGCGATCGTCAGCGATCGTCACTATCAGCGACTGGTCGATCTGCTGGCCGACGCCGCCGCCAAAGGTGCGCGCATTATCAGCCTGGCACCAGAGGGTGAAGCCGACTTCGATCCGCTGAGCCGTAAAATCGCCCCGCATCTGATCCTTGATGTCAACGAGGAGATGAACGTGATGCAGGAAGAGATATTTGGACCGCTGCTGCCGGTGAAAACCTATGCGGGCGATGTCAGTGAAGCAATAGCTTACATCAATGCACATCCGCGCCCGCTGGCCGCCTACTACTTTGGCAACGATCGGCAGCGCCAGCAGCAGATGGCACAGCGGACCACCTCCGGCGCGCTGGTTATCAATGACGTGATGACCCACGCCGCGATCGACAGCCTGCCGTTTGGCGGCGTCGGCGCATCGGGGATCGGGGCTTACCACGGGATTCACGGCTTCCGGCGCTTCAGCCACGCCAAACCGGTAGTCATTCAGGATGAGGCGGGCACCACCAATTTACGCCTGCGTGCTCCGTATCAGGACAAAACGGCCGCCGTGACGGCTATGCTTAATCAATAA
- a CDS encoding type 1 glutamine amidotransferase domain-containing protein gives MKILMVLTSHAELGNTGEKTGFWLEEFAAPYYVFRDAGADVVLASPAGGQPPLDPKSDLPDFQTAMTDRFKADSSAQQALASTVKLETVNQQDFDAVFYPGGHGPLWDLAESADSIALIEAFDRAAKPISFVCHAPGVLRHVKSTGGAPRVQGKQVTGFSNSEEAAVQLTDVVPFLIEDEFIAAGAHYQKGADWAPFVVEDGNLITGQNPASSEDVAKALLKKLG, from the coding sequence ATGAAAATTTTAATGGTACTGACCTCACACGCCGAGCTGGGTAATACCGGAGAGAAAACCGGTTTCTGGCTGGAAGAGTTTGCCGCGCCCTACTACGTCTTCAGGGATGCGGGTGCAGACGTGGTGCTGGCCTCGCCTGCCGGTGGCCAGCCGCCGCTGGACCCGAAAAGCGATCTGCCGGATTTTCAGACGGCAATGACCGACCGCTTTAAGGCCGACAGCTCGGCGCAGCAGGCGCTGGCCAGCACCGTGAAGCTGGAGACGGTCAATCAGCAGGACTTTGATGCGGTATTTTATCCCGGCGGCCACGGCCCGCTGTGGGATCTGGCCGAATCGGCCGACTCCATTGCGCTGATTGAAGCCTTTGACCGCGCCGCTAAGCCCATCAGCTTTGTCTGCCACGCGCCGGGCGTGCTGCGCCACGTGAAATCCACCGGCGGCGCACCGCGCGTTCAGGGCAAACAGGTGACCGGCTTCAGCAACAGTGAAGAAGCGGCGGTGCAGCTGACCGACGTGGTGCCTTTCCTGATTGAGGATGAGTTTATTGCCGCTGGCGCACACTATCAGAAAGGTGCCGACTGGGCCCCGTTCGTGGTGGAAGATGGCAATCTGATCACCGGCCAGAACCCGGCCAGCTCGGAAGATGTGGCGAAGGCGCTGCTGAAAAAACTGGGCTAA
- a CDS encoding helix-turn-helix domain-containing protein, whose amino-acid sequence MKSDYEKIINNPYVSWSFLHRVMQDEIPFQWHHHPEYELTFTLNSYGVKYIGGDINHYKDNDLVLIGPNVPHSWKSQGKINDADPHLALVIWFSSEWIEKLADTFPEMKAVKDFLRRITSAVTFSEAVIQQVRPDIMSIAELAPPYRTPLLLNILLKLASDSVTEFSTIIHSEHFREDRKQIRNILEVIDYLNNNYHQRVSVEQMATLCHVSSTTFHRLFKRITKKSPMDYIINLRILHAAEKLLESQDSVSSIADEVGYSSLALFNRHFKASKGMPPREFRDTYLKNR is encoded by the coding sequence ATGAAGTCTGATTATGAAAAGATTATTAATAATCCTTATGTGTCATGGTCATTTCTTCATCGAGTGATGCAGGATGAGATTCCTTTTCAGTGGCATCATCACCCTGAGTATGAATTAACGTTTACACTAAATAGTTACGGCGTTAAATATATTGGTGGGGATATTAATCATTATAAAGATAACGATTTGGTCTTGATTGGTCCGAATGTTCCTCATTCGTGGAAATCGCAGGGAAAGATTAATGATGCCGATCCACATTTGGCTCTGGTTATCTGGTTTAGTTCTGAATGGATTGAAAAGCTGGCTGATACTTTCCCAGAGATGAAGGCGGTTAAAGATTTTTTGCGCCGAATAACCTCTGCGGTAACATTTAGCGAAGCTGTTATTCAGCAGGTCAGGCCGGATATTATGTCTATTGCTGAACTGGCTCCGCCCTATCGTACGCCGCTGTTGTTGAATATTCTGTTAAAGCTCGCGTCGGATTCGGTAACGGAATTCTCTACCATTATTCATTCCGAGCATTTTCGTGAAGACAGAAAGCAGATTAGAAATATTCTTGAGGTGATTGATTACCTGAATAATAACTATCATCAGCGTGTTTCGGTGGAGCAGATGGCAACCCTTTGCCACGTCAGTTCGACCACTTTTCACCGACTTTTTAAGCGTATCACCAAGAAGTCACCGATGGACTACATTATTAACCTGCGCATCCTGCATGCGGCCGAAAAACTACTGGAATCGCAGGATTCTGTTTCCAGTATTGCCGATGAGGTCGGCTATTCCTCGCTGGCCCTGTTTAATCGCCATTTTAAAGCCTCCAAGGGGATGCCGCCCAGAGAGTTTCGCGATACTTATCTGAAAAACAGATAA
- a CDS encoding sugar MFS transporter yields the protein MSTPAAILHSTKEDHYQINTPLKLMVFSLFFMFGSITSLNDVLIPKLKELFQLTYMESMLVQSAFFFAYFTASIPASRLIIRFGYVKSAIAGLLIMGIGCLAFIPATHIGLFPAFLGALFLLAVGVTVIQVVANPLITLLGSARSASIRLTLGHGFNSLGTTIAPWIGAIFILGAISGIDLSTLHGAELAAAMQKETAVIGQAYTAIAVVIFLFCAAMFRFKSFGQHSAMLPKTNLMNSLNLFSSTRFRLGFISLFLYVGAEVTIGSILVNYLTHGDVMAITPEQAGKYIAFYWGGAMVGRFIGSALMKIISPAKILFIFSAMVITLIAVSMNSHGELAGFALLTVGLFNSIMFPTIFSLSCSKLNSRSAEGSGLLCCAIVGGGFIPPITGLLADIFTLKLSLIIPAACYLLIFLFGTYCAKQGD from the coding sequence ATGAGCACACCTGCCGCTATATTACATTCAACAAAAGAAGATCATTACCAGATTAATACACCATTGAAATTGATGGTATTCTCACTATTTTTTATGTTTGGCAGTATCACCAGTTTAAACGATGTGTTGATCCCTAAACTGAAGGAGCTTTTCCAGCTCACCTATATGGAATCAATGCTGGTACAGTCCGCCTTTTTCTTCGCCTACTTTACCGCTTCCATCCCCGCCAGCAGGCTGATCATCCGCTTCGGCTATGTCAAATCGGCAATTGCCGGGCTGCTGATTATGGGCATTGGCTGCCTGGCATTTATTCCGGCCACTCATATCGGGTTGTTCCCGGCATTCCTTGGCGCTTTATTTCTGCTGGCCGTTGGTGTCACCGTTATTCAGGTGGTTGCCAACCCGCTAATCACCCTACTTGGTTCAGCCAGAAGCGCATCTATCAGGCTGACGCTTGGCCACGGATTCAATTCATTAGGCACCACCATTGCACCATGGATCGGGGCAATTTTTATTCTCGGTGCTATTTCTGGTATCGATCTCTCAACCCTTCATGGAGCGGAACTGGCCGCGGCCATGCAGAAAGAAACGGCCGTGATCGGTCAGGCCTATACGGCCATCGCCGTAGTCATTTTTCTGTTTTGCGCAGCCATGTTCAGATTTAAGTCATTTGGTCAGCACAGCGCGATGCTACCAAAAACTAACCTGATGAACTCACTGAATTTATTTAGCAGTACACGTTTTCGCCTCGGGTTTATCAGTCTGTTTTTATACGTTGGGGCTGAGGTCACCATCGGCAGCATCTTAGTTAATTATCTGACTCATGGTGATGTCATGGCCATTACACCTGAACAGGCAGGTAAATATATTGCTTTTTACTGGGGTGGGGCCATGGTGGGTCGTTTTATCGGCTCGGCGCTGATGAAAATAATTTCTCCTGCGAAGATTCTGTTTATATTCTCGGCAATGGTTATCACACTGATTGCGGTCAGTATGAATTCCCATGGAGAACTGGCCGGTTTTGCATTGCTCACGGTTGGCCTTTTTAATTCAATTATGTTCCCAACAATATTTTCCCTTTCCTGCTCGAAGCTTAATTCCCGTTCAGCTGAAGGTTCTGGCCTGCTCTGCTGTGCCATCGTCGGCGGAGGATTCATCCCTCCCATTACCGGCCTTCTGGCCGATATATTCACGTTAAAACTCAGCTTAATAATTCCGGCAGCATGTTACTTATTAATATTTTTATTCGGCACATACTGTGCTAAACAAGGAGATTAA
- a CDS encoding Gfo/Idh/MocA family protein, which translates to MKWLLIGASTIAQQFVIDAIRAGGDEISWLVSGDEQRAAAFAVKNNIARFTTDLKLALSQQDIDAVYISTTNEKHFPQAMLALEYGKHVLCEKPMALSMEEATTMIERASACNQVLAVNHHLRNAATIRKMRDEIRNGTLGDILTVRFCHAVSLPENLIGWRTDNSAGNGVIMDITVHDIDTLRFLLDDDVVAVSAMAQDGLLSQSGSVETVMGTLRFSKGTLVSFFDSFTARNFETSIDVIGTQGTLRARNILTQNPVGEVTLHNRHGSEPLAIEHASLYERGLASFRDAIFNGGQPAASGDDGRQSLAVSLAVVKAVSSGITVHIGEEQ; encoded by the coding sequence ATGAAGTGGCTTCTTATTGGTGCCAGCACCATTGCACAACAGTTTGTTATTGATGCGATTCGCGCAGGCGGCGATGAAATATCATGGCTGGTTAGTGGAGATGAACAACGGGCTGCGGCATTTGCTGTAAAAAACAACATTGCCCGTTTTACCACGGACCTGAAACTTGCCCTTTCGCAGCAGGATATTGATGCCGTATATATCTCTACAACCAACGAAAAGCATTTCCCGCAGGCGATGCTGGCGCTGGAGTATGGCAAGCACGTGCTGTGCGAAAAACCGATGGCACTTTCGATGGAAGAAGCGACAACGATGATCGAACGGGCATCTGCGTGCAACCAAGTGCTGGCGGTAAACCACCACCTGCGCAATGCCGCGACGATTCGGAAAATGCGCGACGAGATTCGGAACGGCACGCTGGGTGATATTCTCACCGTTCGCTTCTGCCACGCCGTTTCTCTGCCTGAAAATCTGATTGGCTGGCGCACGGATAACAGCGCAGGCAACGGTGTGATTATGGATATTACCGTTCATGATATTGATACGTTGAGATTTTTACTCGATGACGACGTCGTCGCCGTTTCCGCAATGGCCCAGGACGGACTGCTAAGCCAGAGTGGCTCGGTGGAAACGGTGATGGGCACGCTACGTTTTTCCAAAGGTACGCTGGTCAGCTTTTTTGACTCCTTCACCGCCCGCAATTTTGAAACCAGTATTGATGTGATCGGCACGCAGGGTACGCTGCGTGCGCGCAATATTCTGACGCAGAACCCCGTAGGCGAAGTGACGCTTCATAACCGTCACGGGTCTGAACCGTTAGCGATCGAACACGCCAGTCTTTATGAACGCGGTTTAGCCTCGTTCCGCGATGCGATATTCAATGGTGGGCAACCGGCGGCCAGTGGTGATGACGGACGACAGTCTCTGGCAGTATCTCTTGCCGTAGTGAAAGCGGTTTCATCCGGAATTACCGTTCATATCGGTGAGGAACAGTAA